The Burkholderia pyrrocinia genome has a segment encoding these proteins:
- a CDS encoding HD domain-containing phosphohydrolase: MFDAKASHAALRIFDSVRAIAFIGDLSMGQPTDHSLRTAWLGVRLADAAGLGVSACDTVREVSLLRWSGCTANAAGFAEVFGDDIAIRTAMLENRPGMAEAIGNAGASMLQLARIHCEVSGEVARILGLSTVTETALRHIFEAWDGSGVPAQLAREQVPVVVPVVALAGDLEVLSRTYGVERALGLIERRADSRYPVHLVETTIRHAEAWLAQLERTSPADFDIALATSDMQRMTSAELIADIIDLKLPWMTGFSRAVAVTAAGCHARLKPDDAGRSLVYQAGLIHGIGRAAVPNDVWNLPTRLPASAWEKVRLVPYWTERAGKQSGALSQAALLASHAYERLDGSGYFRGAHAPALTPEARVLAASVAWVALRSPRPWRAALTDEAAAHLLRDEAANGRLCGEAVGVLTSAGIPVARRVSRSALSGAGLSGREIDVLRVISRGASNKEVARELTISPSTVRTHIESVFRKLGCSTRAAATLKASAMGLI, encoded by the coding sequence ATGTTCGACGCCAAAGCCAGCCACGCCGCACTGCGCATATTCGATTCCGTGAGAGCCATCGCTTTCATCGGCGATCTGAGCATGGGACAACCGACCGACCATTCGCTTCGCACCGCGTGGCTGGGTGTACGACTCGCGGACGCGGCCGGACTGGGGGTATCGGCTTGCGATACGGTTCGCGAGGTGTCGCTGCTTCGCTGGTCGGGTTGTACGGCGAACGCAGCAGGTTTCGCGGAAGTGTTCGGCGACGACATCGCGATCCGCACGGCGATGCTCGAGAACAGGCCCGGCATGGCCGAGGCAATCGGAAACGCCGGTGCGTCGATGTTGCAACTCGCGCGAATCCACTGCGAAGTATCCGGCGAGGTCGCGCGAATACTGGGTCTTTCGACGGTGACCGAAACGGCGCTGCGTCACATTTTCGAAGCCTGGGACGGCAGCGGCGTACCTGCGCAACTCGCACGCGAACAGGTACCCGTAGTCGTGCCGGTCGTTGCGCTTGCCGGCGATCTGGAGGTGTTGAGTCGCACGTACGGCGTCGAGCGGGCACTGGGGCTGATCGAGCGGCGTGCCGACTCGCGGTACCCGGTGCACCTCGTCGAGACGACGATACGTCACGCAGAAGCGTGGCTGGCGCAGCTGGAACGCACGTCGCCGGCCGATTTCGACATCGCGCTGGCGACGTCCGATATGCAGCGGATGACATCCGCGGAACTGATCGCCGACATCATCGACCTGAAATTGCCGTGGATGACGGGTTTTTCGCGTGCGGTCGCGGTGACGGCGGCCGGGTGTCATGCGCGACTCAAACCGGATGACGCCGGGCGCTCGCTCGTTTACCAGGCCGGACTGATTCACGGCATCGGCCGGGCCGCCGTCCCCAACGATGTATGGAACCTGCCCACGCGCTTGCCGGCAAGCGCGTGGGAGAAGGTGCGACTGGTACCGTACTGGACGGAACGTGCCGGCAAACAGTCCGGCGCGCTGAGCCAGGCCGCCCTGCTTGCATCGCATGCGTACGAACGGCTGGACGGTTCGGGGTATTTCCGCGGCGCGCACGCCCCTGCGCTGACACCGGAGGCGCGCGTGCTGGCTGCGTCCGTCGCGTGGGTCGCGTTGCGATCGCCGCGCCCCTGGCGCGCCGCGCTGACCGACGAGGCGGCCGCCCACCTGCTGCGAGACGAGGCCGCAAATGGCCGGCTATGCGGAGAAGCGGTCGGTGTGCTGACGTCGGCAGGCATCCCCGTCGCCAGACGCGTATCCAGAAGCGCACTGTCCGGTGCCGGCCTGTCCGGGCGAGAGATCGACGTGCTGCGCGTGATCTCGCGCGGAGCGAGCAACAAGGAGGTTGCGCGGGAATTGACCATCAGCCCGAGCACGGTACGCACGCACATCGAAAGCGTGTTTCGCAAGCTCGGATGTTCGACGCGCGCGGCAGCGACGCTCAAGGCATCGGCAATGGGCCTGATCTGA
- a CDS encoding LysR family transcriptional regulator — protein MNSAHQLKSGDLFSLNVFLVAATHLSFRAAAIELDVTPSAISHSIKSLEQRLGVRLFNRTTRSVSLTDAGERLVEKLRPAISSVAEAMLAVDGLRDTPGGTVRINASEGAIRIVLKPVLARFLRDYPQVHLDIVTDGKLSDIVAGGFDAGIRLAEAVPQDMIAIRVSDPVRFAVVASPAYFAARGRPDVPQDLHRHDCIRFRFDSGAIYRWEFERRGVVETVNVGGPLTLTDQPLMVDAAIDGIGIAFVPDHLVRDALDDGRLERVLIDWCPVMPGLCLYYPGHRHVSGGLRALIDTLRVQSAGTDPESRAVGRPER, from the coding sequence ATGAATTCAGCTCATCAATTGAAAAGCGGCGATCTCTTCTCGCTCAATGTGTTCCTCGTCGCGGCGACGCACCTCAGCTTTCGCGCGGCGGCGATCGAGCTCGACGTCACGCCGTCGGCAATCAGTCATTCGATCAAGAGCCTCGAGCAGCGTCTGGGTGTTCGCCTGTTCAACCGCACGACACGCAGCGTGTCGCTGACGGACGCCGGCGAACGACTCGTCGAAAAGCTCCGTCCGGCGATCTCGTCGGTTGCGGAGGCGATGCTTGCGGTCGACGGGCTGCGCGACACGCCCGGCGGCACCGTGCGCATCAACGCCAGCGAAGGCGCGATTCGCATCGTGCTGAAACCGGTGCTCGCGCGCTTCCTGCGCGACTACCCGCAGGTTCACCTCGACATCGTGACGGACGGGAAGCTCAGCGACATCGTCGCCGGCGGGTTCGATGCGGGGATCCGGCTCGCCGAGGCCGTACCGCAAGACATGATTGCGATTCGCGTGTCCGACCCGGTGCGATTCGCCGTGGTCGCTTCGCCGGCCTATTTCGCCGCGCGCGGCCGCCCAGACGTGCCGCAGGATCTGCATCGGCACGACTGCATCCGCTTTCGCTTCGATAGCGGCGCGATCTACCGCTGGGAGTTCGAGCGTCGCGGTGTCGTCGAAACGGTGAATGTCGGCGGCCCGCTCACGCTGACCGATCAGCCGTTGATGGTCGATGCGGCGATCGACGGGATCGGGATCGCGTTCGTACCGGATCATCTCGTCCGCGATGCGCTGGACGACGGGCGTCTCGAACGCGTGTTGATCGACTGGTGTCCGGTCATGCCTGGGCTGTGTCTGTATTACCCCGGTCATCGCCATGTGTCGGGCGGGCTGCGTGCGCTGATCGATACATTGCGTGTTCAGTCGGCAGGCACCGATCCGGAAAGCCGCGCGGTCGGGCGTCCCGAGCGTTGA
- a CDS encoding alcohol dehydrogenase catalytic domain-containing protein: MKMKAVVMTGANRPWEVREVPVPEAGPGQVLVKVHASGMCYTDVWATQGYGGDIYPQTPGHEVVGEIVEVGAGVHARRAGDRVGTTWVQSACGRCAYCREHRPLSGQTAVNCDAPRTTGFASQGGHAEYIAVAAEGTVLLPDGLAYVDAAPMMCAGYTTWSGLRDAAPQPHERVAVLGIGGLGHVALQLSRACGFETIAITHSSDKRDLAIRLGADQVVANGEELRDLGGADVLLVTTNEFSTAEEAMAGLRVDGRVILCGLDFSKPFSIASQRKPFHMMRQQVVGSTHGGLRYLSEVLDLAAKGKVKPIVETFALDEAAEAYSRLESGKMRFRGVFTPAQGN, from the coding sequence ATGAAGATGAAGGCGGTTGTAATGACCGGCGCCAATCGGCCCTGGGAAGTCCGGGAAGTGCCGGTTCCGGAGGCCGGGCCGGGGCAGGTGCTGGTGAAGGTTCATGCGTCCGGGATGTGCTACACGGACGTATGGGCCACGCAGGGCTACGGAGGCGACATTTATCCGCAGACGCCCGGCCACGAAGTGGTCGGGGAAATCGTCGAAGTGGGCGCGGGCGTGCATGCACGAAGGGCGGGCGATCGGGTCGGCACGACGTGGGTGCAGTCCGCGTGCGGTCGCTGCGCGTACTGTCGCGAGCATCGTCCGCTCTCCGGCCAGACAGCGGTGAACTGCGACGCACCGCGCACCACCGGATTTGCTTCGCAGGGCGGGCATGCCGAGTACATCGCCGTCGCGGCCGAGGGGACGGTGCTGCTGCCCGACGGGCTCGCCTATGTCGATGCCGCGCCGATGATGTGCGCCGGCTATACGACGTGGAGCGGCCTGCGCGATGCTGCGCCGCAACCGCATGAGAGGGTCGCCGTGCTCGGCATCGGCGGTTTGGGACACGTGGCGCTGCAACTGTCCAGGGCCTGCGGTTTCGAGACCATCGCGATCACGCATTCGTCGGACAAGCGCGACCTGGCGATCCGGCTGGGCGCGGACCAGGTCGTCGCAAATGGCGAGGAACTTCGCGATCTGGGCGGCGCGGACGTGCTGCTGGTCACGACGAACGAGTTCAGCACTGCGGAGGAAGCGATGGCCGGCCTGCGGGTCGACGGCCGGGTGATCCTCTGCGGGCTCGATTTCAGCAAGCCGTTTTCGATCGCGTCGCAGCGCAAGCCGTTCCACATGATGCGCCAGCAGGTCGTCGGCTCCACGCATGGCGGCTTGCGCTATCTGAGCGAAGTGCTGGATCTCGCCGCCAAAGGCAAGGTCAAGCCGATCGTCGAAACGTTTGCGCTCGACGAGGCCGCCGAAGCATACAGCCGACTCGAGTCGGGGAAGATGCGCTTTCGCGGCGTATTCACGCCCGCGCAAGGCAACTGA